GCTCGTCTCCCGGCGGGACGGGAGAGTCCGCCTCGCATCCCGCGGCGGACAAGCTCTTGTCGAAGTACACGACCTTCCCCCTGACCACCGATTTCAACCGACTCAGCGAGTCTCAGCGCAAAATGCTGCCCCTGCTGGTGGAAGCGGCCCGGGCCATGGACCAGGCCTTCTGGATCCAGGCCTGGGGCGAGAAGGACGAGTGGCTGGCCTCCATCGACGACCCCGGCCTCAGGCGCTTCGCCGAGATCAACTACGGCCCCTGGGACCGCCTCGACGCCAACCGTCCCTTTCTCGAGGGCATCGGCCCCAAGCCCGCAGGCGCCAATTTCTATCCAGCGGACATGACCCGGGAAGAATTCGAAGAGGCCGCCGCTCAGGACGAAGAGCAGGGCGCGGCGCTGCGCAGCCTCTACACGATGGTCCGTCGCGGCGACGACGGCAGCCTGCAAGCCATCCCCTACAGCCGGTTCTTCCACGATCAAGTCTCCGTCGCGGCGGCCAAGCTGCGCGAGGCGGCGGCCCTGGCCGAAAACGAGCAGCTTCGGCGTTATCTCGAGCTGAGGGCCGACGCCCTCGAGAGCGATCTCTACCAACCGTCGGACATGGCCTGGATGGAGATGAAGACCAACATGCTGGACATCGTCATCGGCCCCATCGAAACCTACGAGGACCAGCTCTTCGGCTACAAGGCCGCCTTCGAGGCCTATGTGCTGGTCAAGGACATGGACTGGAGCCGGCGCCTGGAGCGTTACTCCGCTTTCCTGCCCGAACTCCAGCGGGGCCTGCCGGTGGATGCCGCCTACAAGCAGGAAACGCCCGGCACCGACTCGGAACTCAACGCCTATGACGTTCTCTTCTACGCCGGGGACTGCAACGCCGGCTCGAAGACCATCGCCATCAACCTTCCCAACGACGAGGAGGTGCAGCTCACTCGCGGCTCGCGGCGACTGCAGCTCAAAAACGCCATGCGGGCCAAGTTCGACAAGATCCTGGTCCCCATCGCCGAGGAGTTGATCGCCGAAGACCAGCGCAGGCACGTCACTTTCGACGCCTTCTTCGCCAACACCATGTTCCACGAGGTGGCCCACGGGCTGGGCATCAAGAACACGATTGACGGGCGGGGCACGGTTCGACGGGCGATGAAAGAACAGGCCTCGGCCCTCGAAGAGGGCAAGGCGGACGTGCTCGGCCTGTACATGGTCGGTCGCCTGCACGAGATGGGCGAGCTGGGCGACAGCCCGCTGATGGACAACTACGTCACCTTCATCGCCAGCATCTTCCGCTCGAT
Above is a window of Acidobacteriota bacterium DNA encoding:
- a CDS encoding Zn-dependent hydrolase, translated to MRYLLLATLCLSLLSCSSPGGTGESASHPAADKLLSKYTTFPLTTDFNRLSESQRKMLPLLVEAARAMDQAFWIQAWGEKDEWLASIDDPGLRRFAEINYGPWDRLDANRPFLEGIGPKPAGANFYPADMTREEFEEAAAQDEEQGAALRSLYTMVRRGDDGSLQAIPYSRFFHDQVSVAAAKLREAAALAENEQLRRYLELRADALESDLYQPSDMAWMEMKTNMLDIVIGPIETYEDQLFGYKAAFEAYVLVKDMDWSRRLERYSAFLPELQRGLPVDAAYKQETPGTDSELNAYDVLFYAGDCNAGSKTIAINLPNDEEVQLTRGSRRLQLKNAMRAKFDKILVPIAEELIAEDQRRHVTFDAFFANTMFHEVAHGLGIKNTIDGRGTVRRAMKEQASALEEGKADVLGLYMVGRLHEMGELGDSPLMDNYVTFIASIFRSIRFGAASAHGRANLVRFNFFKEMGAFTRDAASGTYRIDAAKMTEAMHALSRKILVLQGDGDYEGAKALIERYGVMGPELEADLQRLGRAGIPVDIVFEQPAAELR